A window of the Gammaproteobacteria bacterium genome harbors these coding sequences:
- a CDS encoding FAD-dependent oxidoreductase, which translates to MPDLVGRTDAALYPGSEHDAEWRRLVIPAEYRAPEPRERYHLVVIGAGPAGLVTAIAAAGLGANVALVERHALGGDCLNAGCVPSKALLEFTRGGVDADDFDDAFQWLRQVRASIAAHDSVRRYTEAGVHVFLGAAKFLDQDAVQVGTARLATRRTVIATGSHPVLPPIPGLAESRPLTNETLFDLKRRPRRLGIIGGGPIGCEIGQAFANMDVEVVLIEREPRVLPKEAPDASAAVARALENAGVALRLGVEVREVARRGATISVRLAREGGRPEEIVVDELLVAAGRRATTDELNLAAVGVEMDAAGSIVVDRYLRTTNSRIYAAGDVCSPSTQLTHAADAHARIVVQNALFAPSATTDGLVIPRCTYTDPEVAQIGRLQHELERDGIAFDVYRVEFGEVDRGRMQNDEDGFAEVLTAAGSDRILGATIVGRDAGEQIAPLSIAMTVGLGLGGLGKAVLPYPTRAEYLRKLADAYGRTRLTPPVRRLMRAWLRWRA; encoded by the coding sequence ATGCCTGATCTCGTCGGCCGAACCGATGCCGCGCTCTACCCCGGCAGCGAGCACGACGCCGAATGGCGCCGTCTCGTGATTCCGGCCGAATACCGCGCGCCCGAGCCCCGCGAACGTTACCACCTCGTCGTCATCGGCGCCGGACCGGCCGGGCTCGTGACCGCGATCGCCGCAGCCGGCCTCGGCGCGAACGTCGCGCTCGTCGAGCGGCACGCGCTCGGAGGCGACTGCCTGAACGCCGGGTGCGTGCCGTCCAAGGCGCTGCTCGAGTTCACCCGCGGCGGCGTCGACGCCGACGACTTCGACGACGCGTTCCAGTGGCTGCGCCAGGTGCGGGCATCGATCGCCGCCCACGACTCCGTGCGCCGCTACACCGAGGCCGGCGTGCACGTGTTCCTCGGCGCCGCGAAGTTCCTCGATCAGGACGCGGTGCAGGTCGGCACGGCACGCCTCGCGACGCGCCGCACCGTCATCGCCACCGGATCCCATCCGGTGCTGCCGCCGATCCCGGGGCTCGCGGAGAGCCGGCCGCTCACCAACGAGACGCTGTTCGACCTGAAGCGCCGTCCGCGGCGCCTCGGGATCATCGGCGGCGGGCCGATCGGCTGCGAGATCGGTCAGGCCTTCGCGAACATGGACGTCGAGGTCGTGCTGATCGAGCGCGAGCCCCGCGTGCTGCCGAAGGAGGCCCCGGACGCGAGTGCGGCCGTCGCACGCGCGCTCGAGAACGCGGGCGTCGCGCTGCGGCTCGGCGTCGAGGTGCGCGAGGTCGCGCGGCGCGGAGCGACGATCTCGGTGCGGCTCGCGCGCGAGGGCGGCCGGCCGGAAGAGATCGTCGTGGACGAGCTGCTCGTCGCGGCAGGCCGCCGCGCGACGACGGACGAGCTCAATCTCGCGGCCGTCGGCGTGGAGATGGACGCTGCCGGCAGCATCGTCGTCGACCGCTACCTCCGCACGACGAACTCGCGCATCTACGCGGCCGGCGACGTCTGCTCGCCGAGCACGCAGCTCACGCACGCCGCAGACGCGCACGCGCGCATCGTCGTGCAGAACGCGCTGTTCGCGCCGTCGGCGACCACGGACGGGCTCGTGATCCCGCGTTGCACCTATACCGACCCGGAGGTCGCACAGATCGGACGGCTGCAGCACGAGCTCGAGCGCGACGGCATTGCATTCGACGTCTATCGGGTCGAGTTCGGAGAGGTCGATCGCGGCCGGATGCAGAACGACGAGGACGGGTTCGCCGAGGTCCTGACCGCGGCGGGCAGCGACCGAATACTCGGCGCGACGATCGTCGGCCGCGACGCCGGCGAGCAGATCGCGCCGCTCTCGATCGCGATGACCGTCGGCCTCGGCCTCGGCGGCCTCGGCAAGGCGGTCCTCCCCTATCCGACGCGCGCCGAGTACCTGCGCAAGCTCGCGGACGCGTACGGCCGCACGCGGCTGACGCCGCCGGTGCGACGCCTGATGCGCGCATGGCTGCGGTGGCGGGCGTGA
- a CDS encoding MerC domain-containing protein, with protein sequence MTRYHDPAPMSWSRHFDRIAIALSTICIVHCLAVPLIVAVLPIAAFGFGGGHFHALMLWVVVPTSALGFVLGWRVHRRRRIVALGAAAVIALAAVSIYAHGVWPLLAEAGASVAASLALASAHWMNFREVKRLHRHGE encoded by the coding sequence TTGACCCGATATCACGACCCCGCCCCGATGAGCTGGTCCAGGCATTTCGACCGGATTGCGATCGCGCTGTCGACGATCTGCATCGTCCACTGCCTCGCCGTGCCGCTGATCGTCGCCGTGCTGCCGATCGCCGCGTTCGGTTTCGGCGGCGGCCATTTCCACGCGCTGATGCTGTGGGTCGTCGTCCCGACGAGCGCGCTCGGCTTCGTGCTCGGCTGGCGCGTCCACCGCCGGCGCCGCATCGTCGCGCTCGGCGCCGCGGCCGTCATCGCGCTCGCCGCGGTCTCGATCTACGCGCACGGCGTTTGGCCGCTGCTGGCCGAGGCCGGCGCGAGCGTCGCGGCGAGCCTCGCGCTCGCCTCCGCGCATTGGATGAACTTCCGCGAGGTCAAGCGCTTGCATCGGCACGGGGAATAA
- a CDS encoding SDR family oxidoreductase: MDLQGKTVLITGAARGLGAAMAKALAARGADLALVDLDAATVEPTRAACAEAGVAARAYAANVADESDVVRVYERVVEDFERLDASIANAGILRDGLLVKAKEGKPIEKLALADWQAVIDVNLTGVFLCGREAAAHMARLGRGGCILNISSLSRAGNFGQSNYSAAKAGVAALTVVWAKELARHGVRVNAIAPGFIETEMVAAMRPEILAKLTAGIPVGRLGRPEEIAHTAVYLLENDYVNGRVVEVDGGQRI, encoded by the coding sequence ATGGACCTCCAAGGCAAGACCGTTCTGATCACCGGCGCGGCGCGCGGGCTCGGCGCCGCGATGGCCAAGGCGCTCGCGGCGCGAGGTGCCGATCTCGCGCTCGTCGACCTCGACGCGGCCACGGTCGAGCCGACGCGCGCCGCCTGCGCGGAAGCGGGCGTCGCCGCCCGCGCCTACGCCGCGAATGTCGCCGACGAGAGCGACGTCGTCCGCGTCTACGAGCGCGTGGTCGAGGATTTCGAGCGCCTCGACGCGTCGATCGCGAACGCCGGCATCCTGCGCGACGGTCTGCTCGTGAAGGCGAAGGAAGGCAAGCCGATCGAGAAGCTCGCGCTCGCCGACTGGCAGGCCGTCATCGACGTGAACCTCACCGGCGTGTTCCTGTGCGGGCGGGAAGCCGCGGCCCACATGGCGCGGCTCGGCCGCGGCGGATGCATCCTCAACATCTCGAGCCTTTCGCGCGCAGGAAATTTCGGCCAAAGCAACTACTCGGCCGCGAAGGCGGGCGTCGCCGCGCTGACGGTCGTGTGGGCGAAGGAGCTCGCGCGTCACGGCGTTCGCGTGAACGCGATCGCGCCCGGCTTCATCGAGACCGAGATGGTGGCCGCCATGCGCCCCGAGATTCTCGCGAAACTGACCGCCGGCATTCCCGTGGGCCGGCTTGGGCGCCCCGAGGAGATTGCGCACACCGCCGTATATCTGCTCGAGAACGACTATGTGAACGGGCGTGTGGTCGAGGTCGACGGCGGGCAGCGCATCTGA
- a CDS encoding ATP-binding cassette domain-containing protein, producing MNRSPAPLVDLDGVDVDIDGTPILRSVDFRLEPGRHWGVVGANGSGKSTFLALIAGLRWPAPGRGTRTYDFGRGPARDAIDARREITLVGHELQDRYTRLEWNFPAEDVVLSGVFRTDVPRMEPTPAQTARVRALLDELALSHLADRPFLELSRGEQRRVLIARSLAFRPRVLLLDEPASGLDASARAALDAMLARVAEHVQLVIAAHAAEDLPDVVTHVLVLEHGRIAASGPRERPAPAAAARAAGGPAPRPARVDAAAGRTAHGSGGATAGPAGAARAPSPGAPPLIDVRGADVWLGARRVLHGIDWQLRDGEHWLVKGPNGAGKSSFLRLLHGQHRPARGGTIRWPGLGDPASVWTLRRRVAWVSPELQAGYRYRATVRDAVGSGFDSSLGLVRRLRPDERERVEVLLGRFDLTALADRLLTELSYGQFRRVLLARALVHRPRVLLLDEPWEGLDRTTAALLAERLDECAAEGTQLVCASHLAIDGARYTHALALEEGVVVAAGPARSFGGRPVIPRADASA from the coding sequence ATGAACCGCAGCCCTGCTCCGCTCGTCGACCTCGACGGCGTCGACGTCGACATCGACGGCACGCCGATCCTGCGCTCGGTCGACTTTCGGCTCGAGCCCGGCCGGCATTGGGGCGTCGTCGGCGCGAACGGCAGCGGCAAGAGCACCTTCCTCGCGCTGATCGCCGGTCTTCGATGGCCGGCCCCGGGGCGCGGCACGCGCACCTACGATTTCGGCCGGGGGCCTGCGCGCGACGCAATCGACGCGCGGCGCGAGATCACCCTCGTCGGACACGAGCTCCAGGACCGGTATACGCGGCTCGAGTGGAACTTTCCCGCCGAGGACGTCGTGCTGTCCGGCGTCTTCCGGACGGACGTGCCGCGAATGGAGCCGACGCCCGCGCAGACCGCGCGCGTCCGCGCGCTCCTCGACGAGCTCGCGCTGTCGCACCTCGCGGACCGGCCGTTTCTCGAGCTGTCGCGTGGCGAGCAGCGCCGCGTCTTGATCGCGCGAAGCCTCGCGTTCCGGCCCCGCGTGCTGCTTCTCGACGAGCCGGCGAGCGGTCTCGACGCGAGCGCACGCGCGGCGCTCGACGCGATGCTCGCGCGCGTCGCCGAGCACGTGCAGCTCGTGATCGCGGCGCATGCGGCGGAGGATCTGCCGGACGTCGTGACGCACGTCCTGGTGCTCGAGCACGGGCGCATCGCCGCGTCGGGTCCCCGCGAGCGGCCGGCGCCCGCCGCAGCCGCGCGGGCCGCGGGCGGTCCCGCTCCACGGCCGGCGCGAGTCGATGCGGCCGCCGGGCGCACCGCGCACGGATCGGGGGGCGCGACGGCCGGGCCCGCGGGCGCGGCACGCGCGCCGAGCCCGGGCGCTCCGCCGCTGATCGACGTGCGCGGCGCCGACGTCTGGCTCGGCGCGCGCCGCGTCCTGCACGGTATCGACTGGCAGCTCCGCGACGGCGAGCACTGGCTCGTGAAGGGACCGAACGGCGCCGGCAAGAGCAGCTTTCTGCGCCTACTGCACGGCCAGCATCGGCCCGCGCGCGGCGGAACGATCCGCTGGCCCGGTCTCGGCGACCCCGCGAGCGTCTGGACGCTCCGCCGCCGCGTCGCGTGGGTCTCGCCCGAGCTTCAGGCCGGCTATCGCTACCGTGCGACCGTGCGCGATGCCGTCGGCTCGGGATTCGACTCGAGCCTGGGCCTCGTCAGGCGCCTTCGGCCGGACGAGCGCGAGCGGGTCGAAGTCCTTCTCGGGCGGTTCGATCTCACGGCGCTCGCGGATCGGCTGTTGACCGAGCTCTCGTACGGGCAGTTCCGGCGCGTGCTGCTCGCGCGCGCCCTCGTGCATCGCCCTCGGGTGCTGCTGCTCGACGAGCCCTGGGAAGGCCTCGACCGGACCACGGCGGCCCTGCTCGCCGAGCGGCTGGACGAATGCGCGGCCGAAGGCACGCAGCTCGTTTGCGCCTCGCACCTCGCGATCGACGGCGCGCGGTACACGCACGCGCTCGCGCTCGAGGAAGGGGTCGTCGTTGCGGCGGGGCCCGCCCGGTCGTTCGGCGGCCGGCCGGTTATTCCCCGTGCCGATGCAAGCGCTTGA
- a CDS encoding TVP38/TMEM64 family protein — MTTRLKPLVLVVLLCALIAAALLFPLGEWAVLGAAWIDSHPRVAWIAFIAAYVAAAVLVVPGSILTLAAGFLFGLPVGVALVSAGSVLGAAAAFLVGRFLARDWVARRIAGMPRFRALDSATRHEGFVIVLLARLSPLFPFNLLNYGLGLTAVRFRDYVLASWAGMLPATVVYVYIGTLAKDLTQITTGRIEGGPAGTALLVAGFVATIVLTVLVTRKANRTLAAHLEREAGDA, encoded by the coding sequence ATGACGACACGCCTGAAGCCGCTCGTTCTCGTCGTGCTGCTGTGCGCGCTGATCGCCGCGGCGCTCCTCTTTCCGCTCGGCGAATGGGCGGTGCTCGGCGCGGCATGGATCGACAGCCATCCCCGCGTCGCGTGGATCGCGTTCATCGCCGCGTATGTCGCGGCCGCCGTGCTCGTCGTGCCCGGGTCGATCCTGACGCTCGCGGCCGGCTTTCTGTTCGGCCTGCCGGTCGGCGTCGCGCTCGTCTCCGCGGGAAGCGTGCTCGGCGCGGCGGCCGCGTTTCTCGTCGGACGGTTCCTGGCGCGCGATTGGGTCGCCCGCCGCATCGCCGGGATGCCCCGCTTCCGGGCGCTCGACTCGGCCACGCGCCACGAGGGCTTCGTGATCGTGCTTCTCGCGAGACTGTCGCCGCTCTTCCCGTTCAATCTGCTGAACTACGGGCTCGGCCTCACGGCTGTGCGCTTCCGCGACTACGTGCTCGCGTCGTGGGCGGGCATGCTCCCGGCCACCGTCGTCTACGTCTACATCGGCACGCTCGCGAAGGATCTGACCCAGATCACGACCGGCCGCATCGAAGGCGGCCCCGCCGGCACGGCGCTGCTCGTCGCGGGATTCGTCGCCACCATCGTGCTGACCGTTCTCGTCACACGCAAGGCGAACCGGACGCTCGCCGCGCACCTCGAGCGGGAGGCGGGCGATGCCTGA
- a CDS encoding DUF2064 domain-containing protein, translated as MSDRAARETCLVLMLKAPARSKRRLAAEIGRSAAAEAAAKLAACALEDLASWPGPTCVAPAAAADLDWLAERSAAEHTVVLQSRGNLGVRINRLNRTLHARGLTRQIFIGIDCPEIDCAYLRRAAALLGERDAVLGPADDGGVVLMGARRPWPPLRNLEWSTPRLGAQLRAACEAAGFGVAALDPRADIDTFTDLIGLGARLGTDRRPAREALAAWLASLAATRDGR; from the coding sequence ATGTCCGACCGCGCCGCGCGTGAGACCTGCCTCGTGCTGATGCTGAAGGCGCCCGCGCGGTCGAAGCGCCGCCTCGCGGCCGAGATCGGCCGTTCGGCGGCCGCGGAGGCGGCCGCGAAGCTCGCGGCTTGCGCGCTCGAGGATCTCGCGTCGTGGCCGGGGCCGACCTGCGTGGCACCGGCCGCCGCGGCCGATCTCGACTGGCTCGCCGAAAGGAGCGCCGCCGAGCACACGGTAGTGCTCCAATCACGGGGCAATCTAGGGGTGCGGATAAATCGGTTGAACCGGACGCTGCACGCGCGCGGACTTACCCGGCAGATTTTCATCGGGATCGATTGCCCCGAGATCGACTGCGCCTACCTGCGTCGCGCCGCGGCGCTTCTCGGCGAGCGGGATGCGGTGCTCGGTCCAGCCGACGACGGCGGCGTGGTTCTGATGGGCGCGCGTCGCCCATGGCCCCCGCTCCGGAATCTCGAATGGAGCACGCCTCGGCTCGGCGCGCAGCTTCGCGCCGCGTGCGAGGCCGCAGGGTTCGGCGTTGCGGCGTTGGACCCGCGGGCCGATATTGATACTTTCACCGACCTCATCGGGCTCGGCGCGAGGCTCGGGACCGATCGGCGTCCGGCACGCGAGGCGCTCGCCGCATGGCTCGCGTCGCTCGCCGCCACGCGGGACGGAAGATGA